A DNA window from Castanea sativa cultivar Marrone di Chiusa Pesio chromosome 7, ASM4071231v1 contains the following coding sequences:
- the LOC142643747 gene encoding NADP-dependent D-sorbitol-6-phosphate dehydrogenase-like: protein MAVTLSSGFKMPLVGFGVWRVEGKDIKDLVINAIKIGYRHFDCAADYKNETEVGEALAGAFQSGLVKREDLFITTKLWNSDHGHVFEACKDSLKKLQLDYLDLYLVHFPVATKHTGVGTTDSALDEDGVLEIDTTISLETTWRAMEDLVSKGLVRSIGISNYDIFLTRDCLAYSKVKPAVNQIETHPYFQRDSLVKFCLKHGVSITAHTPLGGAAANTEWFGSVSCLDDPVLKGLAAKYKRTVAQIVLRWGIQRNTVVIPKTSNLKRLEENFQVFDFELTKEDMDQIKSLDRKHRTNTPGKFWGIDLYA, encoded by the exons ATGGCTGTAACACTCAGCAGTGGGTTCAAGATGCCCTTAGTGGGCTTTGGTGTTTGGCGTGTGGAAGGCAAGGACATCAAGGACCTTGTCATCAATGCCATCAAGATTGGGTATCGCCATTTTGATTGTGCTG CTGATTACAAGAATGAAACCGAAGTTGGAGAGGCACTTGCAGGAGCATTTCAGTCCGGACTTGTGAAGAGAGAGGATCTTTTTATCACTACAAAG CTTTGGAATTCAGACCATGGTCATGTTTTTGAGGCCTGTAAAGACAGTCTGAAGAAGCTTCAGCTAGATTATCTGGATCTGTACCTTGTTCACTTCCCTGTAGCTACCAAGCATACCG GCGTGGGTACCACTGACAGTGCTTTGGATGAGGATGGTGTGCTGGAAATAGATACAACCATATCTCTTGAAACCACCTGGCGTGCTATGGAAGATCTGGTTTCCAAGGGTTTAGTTCGCAGCATTGGGATCAG CAACTATGATATCTTTCTAACTAGAGATTGCTTAGCTTACTCCAAAGTGAAGCCTGCTGTGAATCAAATTGAAACACATCCCTATTTTCAACGTGATTCCCTTGTGAAATTTTGTCTGAAGCACGGTGTTAGTATTACAGCTCACACTCCTCTAGGAGGTGCTGCAGCCAACACTGAATGGTTCGGTTCAGTGTCATGTTTGGATGATCCAGTTCTCAAA GGACTGGCTGCAAAATACAAAAGAACTGTGGCTCAGATTGTTCTTCGATGGGGCATCCAACGTAACACGGTCGTCATTCCAAAGACATCAAACCTTAAGAGATTGGAAGAGAATTTCCAAGTTTTTGACTTTGAGCTAACCAAGGAGGACATGGACCAGATTAAAAGTTTGGACAGGAAACATCGAACCAATACTCCTGGAAAGTTTTGGGGCATAGATTTGTATGCATAA